CTGCTCTGTGGCCTGGGGGAGGCATGGCGGGGCACCCTCCTGGCCGCTTCCCGCCACAAGGCCCTGCTGCGCCAAACAGTCCAGTGTGGCCACAATGATGTCGGCTGGGGGAAGAAGGCGGCCTTCGCCTTCCTCACCACAGGCAACCATGCCTGCGCTAGGGCCCAGGAAGCGCACACTGCGCCCCTCCAGCAAAGCCTTGTTGGCTTGGGTGGCGGGATGGCGCCACATCTGCGGGTTCATGGCTGGCGCTACCAAAACAGGCGCCCGCGTGGCCAGAAGTACCGTGCTGGGCAGGTCGTCAGCCATGCCCTGGGCCATGCGCGCCATGAAATCAGCTGAGGCAGGGCAGACCAGCACCACGTCAGCTGCGCGCGCCAAGGCGATGTGGTCCTTCAAAGGGCCTTGGCCAGCAGTGCCCAGGGTTTCAGCGCCGAAGCCCGGCCCCTGGACAGGCTGCCCACACAGCGCCCCCAGCGCGCAGGGCGTGACGAACGCAGCCCCCCCTTGGGTGAGGAGCGGCGTCACCACGCATCCTGCGGCCCGCAGCCCCCTGGCCACGTCAAGCGCTTTGTAGGCGGCGATGCTGCCACTCACCACCAGCAGTACATGGGGCGCTTGGGGGGCTTTCACAGGCGCCAGCCTGAATGAATAGCCACAATGCCCCCTGTGAGGTTGCGGTGGCTTACACGTTCCAGCCCCGCTTCACGCATCATGGCCTCCAGCTTGGCCTGGGGGGGGAACATGCGGATGCTCTCTGCCAGATATTGGTAGCTGTCAGCATCGCCAGCCACCATCCGCCCCATGCGCGGCAGGGCCTGGAACGACCACACATCATAGATCTGCGCCAACGCCGGTACCGTTACCTTAGAGAACTCAAGGCACAGGAAGCGCCCGCCAGGCTTCAGGACACGGCGCGCCTCCTTCAGCACGGCCAGCTTGTCTGTGCAGTTGCGCAGCCCAAACGCCATGGAGACACGGTCAAAGCTGGCATCTGGGAAAGGCAGGGCCTCAGCGTCAGCGCAGCACACTTCAACGCGTTCAATCAGGCCCTTGTCGATGGCGCGCTTGCGCCCCACCTCAAGCATGGCGGCGTTAATGTCAGACAGCACAGCGGGGCCGCCACCACGCTTGAGCCACCCAAAGGTGATGTCCCCGGTGCCGCCAGCCAGGTCCAGCAGCCGCAGCCCGGCGCGCGGGGCCAGCAAGTTAATGAAGTCGCGCTTCCAAGCCCTGTGCAGCCCCAGCGACATCAGGTCGTTCATGACATCGTACTTGCCAGCCACACTCTCAAACACCTCTTTGACAAGGGTCTTCTTCTCCCCCTTGGGGACGGAGCGGTAGCCAAAGTCCGTTGTGGCGTTTGTGGTGTCCGCCTGGCTTGTGGCGTTGGGGTGGTTGGGGTTCGTAGTCATGGCGTCCTCATCTGGGTGGCGCGTTGGGGGCGGGTCAGGCACACAGCTAAGCGTGCTGTTGCGGCTGTGCGGTCATGGCAGCGCATGACAGTGAGTGTTGAGGAGCAGACCATAATGCCAGAATTGCCTGAAGTCGAAGTGGCCATGAAAGGCATCAAGGCAGCATTCGAAGGCGCAACCCTAGCCCAGCTGCAGTTGGGGCCTTATGGGCTCAGGCGCCCTTTCGACCCCCGCACCCGCCAGCTGCGCGGCCAGCGCCTGGGGCGCGTGCGTAGGCTGGCCAAGTATATCTTGCTCGATTTCGAAGATCCCCAGCCCAAAAGTCCTGGCGGGGAGGGTGCGGGGTGGTCGCTAGCGCTTCACCTTGGCATGTCAGGGCGTGCTTTGGTTACCACCACTGACAGCGCCTTGGGGCGCCACGACCATGTGGTGCTTGACTTCACCTTGCCCCAGGGCGGCCAGGGGCGCCTGGTGGTAACGGACCCGCGCCGCTTCGGTGCGCTGGACCTGCTGCAGCGCCCTGTGGAGGGGCACCCACCCTTCAATGCTTTGGGGCCGGACCCGCTTGAGCCAGGCTTTACAAAGGCAGCCCTGGCTGTTGCCTGCAAGGGGCGGCGGGCGCCCATCAAGAACCTGCTCCTGGACCAGAAGGCGGTTGTGGGGCTTGGCAACATTTATGTGTGCGAAGCCCTGTTCCGCGCAGCCATCCACCCAGCCCAGCCAGCCTGCACGCTGCGCCCCAGCCAGCTGGCCAAACTCCATGCCGTGATTCCCCCCTTGCTGCGCCAGGCCGTGGCGGCTGGCGGTTCCACATTGCGCGACCATGCCGGCACGGATGGGCGCCCAGGCGCCTTCCAGCAACTGCACCAGGTTTACGGGCGCGAAGGCCAGCCTTGCGTGCTGGGGGGCGCTCCCCATGGCACTATCAAGCGTATGGTGCAAGCGGGGCGCAGCACATTTCACTGCCCAACTTGCCAGCCTCCTGGCACATGGGAGGCTGGTACATGAAATAGGGTGACAACCCCTGGCCCTAACCACAGCCTGCGCCCCTTGCAGCGCCACTGAATGCTGCGCACTGAACGCCAAGGCTTGACCCACGCCCCCCAGCTGGGGTAGGTGCTGCCCATCAGTTTTGAATTCTGGAACACCGTACGCAACGCGAAGGCAGCGAAACACACATGGCCAACACCCCCTCAGCCCGCAAGCGCATCCGTCAGAACGCGACCCGCCGCGCCCGCAACGTCTCACGCATGTCCCGCATGCGCACCTTCGTCAAGAAGGTGGAAGGCGCCATTC
The sequence above is drawn from the Formicincola oecophyllae genome and encodes:
- the mutM gene encoding bifunctional DNA-formamidopyrimidine glycosylase/DNA-(apurinic or apyrimidinic site) lyase yields the protein MKGIKAAFEGATLAQLQLGPYGLRRPFDPRTRQLRGQRLGRVRRLAKYILLDFEDPQPKSPGGEGAGWSLALHLGMSGRALVTTTDSALGRHDHVVLDFTLPQGGQGRLVVTDPRRFGALDLLQRPVEGHPPFNALGPDPLEPGFTKAALAVACKGRRAPIKNLLLDQKAVVGLGNIYVCEALFRAAIHPAQPACTLRPSQLAKLHAVIPPLLRQAVAAGGSTLRDHAGTDGRPGAFQQLHQVYGREGQPCVLGGAPHGTIKRMVQAGRSTFHCPTCQPPGTWEAGT
- the ubiE gene encoding bifunctional demethylmenaquinone methyltransferase/2-methoxy-6-polyprenyl-1,4-benzoquinol methylase UbiE, translated to MTTNPNHPNATSQADTTNATTDFGYRSVPKGEKKTLVKEVFESVAGKYDVMNDLMSLGLHRAWKRDFINLLAPRAGLRLLDLAGGTGDITFGWLKRGGGPAVLSDINAAMLEVGRKRAIDKGLIERVEVCCADAEALPFPDASFDRVSMAFGLRNCTDKLAVLKEARRVLKPGGRFLCLEFSKVTVPALAQIYDVWSFQALPRMGRMVAGDADSYQYLAESIRMFPPQAKLEAMMREAGLERVSHRNLTGGIVAIHSGWRL